The Mesorhizobium sp. INR15 region CACGTACCGTTCGCTGGCCGCGTTCACCTTTTTCTCGTGCGAGACTGGCACGCGATCCTGCTTCGGGCTTGGAGCATGAGGCTCATGTACCTGGCCTTCGCCTTCCAGGTGTTCGAAGGGCTGCTCCCCTACATCGACGAAGGTTCGTTTGGGATTCCCCACGGCCTTTTCACCTTCCTCACGATGACAATCCTGATCGGCGCTGCTTGGGCACGGGTAACTCCGCAACCGCAGACGCTGGCTCCCCCGGAGAAGACCGATGCCAATTAACAAAATCAAGGGCACCAAGCGTGGCGTGGCGGCCATTGCCGCAGCCATCGTCGCGGCCGGTATCGGCGGCTGGCAGTCGCAAAAGGACACCACACCGAAGGTTCTCCCGCCCGCCGTGATCTTGGCAACCGACGCACTGATCCTTCCATGGGAAGGCATGGTGCTGAAGTCCCATTGGGACCGGTTCGCCAAAATCTACGACATCTGCGGCGGCATCACCCGCATCAACGGCAAGCCTGTCGGCCCGAACATGTCGTTCACGCGCCCGCAGTGCGAGCAGCTGACCCGTGAGCAGATTTACCACGGGTATTATCTGCCACTGGTCAAAGAAGTTCCAGGTTTCGTAAACTTCCCGATCAGCGTCCAAGCGGCCATGCTGTCGGGCGCCTACAATTTCGGCGTTGGCACGGTCAAATCCAGGAAAGGCATGGCTGGCTCAACGGCGACCCGCTGGCACATGGCTGGCGAGTACCGCAAGGGCTGCGAAGCTCAGACCGCCTTCAACAAGGTCGGAATCACAGTCGTCGACGGTCTCGTCAAGCGCCGCGAAATGGGAGACGCACAGCGCATCGGCGAGGCCGAGCTTTGCGTGTCGGGTCTCAGCAAATGACCTGGCTGGCAATCTCGGCCTTCCTGCGCAAATGGGTTCTGCCCATCCTCACCTTTGGCATCACGTTGCCGGTGTGGGTCTTCCTAATCGTCGGTGCGTGGCTTTACTTCGACAAGGCATCAGCCGTCCGCGCCGCCGTCACCAAGCTTGTGGCCGGCGCTGAGATCGAGGCGCTGAACGCGAGGCTGACTGAAGAACGCCGCATCCGCCAGTGGAGCGATGCCAAGGCTGCCGAAGCCAACCAGGTCGCCGAGACCGAGCGCAAGTCGCTCGAAGAACTCGAAACAAATCTCGCCCTATCCGACATCGACGAAAGAAAGAAAAAGGATGACCTGGCAAAAATCGAAGCGAGGCCGACTCCTGACGGCTGCCGTGTTGACGACTTTCTGTTTCAGCGGCTGCGCAACAAATAAAATGCGGCTCGACCAGGCTTACACGGCCAAGGCGAAAGCCGAGATCGTGCCGCTGGCGCTCGCAGAGGCCGAGAAGCGCGTGCAGGAAGCTCGCCGGATGCCGGTCTATCCCGAACGCTGCAAGCGGACGCACCGCAGCGGCGTCCTGCTGCAAGACCGTCTCGATACCGCCAACGAGAAGGCCGACATCGCCCTCGGAGCCGCGAACGATCAGACCCTTTGGTGCGCCACCTGGTACGCCAAGAACTTCGACGCCAGGGAGCCGAAGCCATGACTGAAGCTCAAATCCATGAGATCGCCCGGCAGGCGGCACGGGAAGCGGTGAAAGAGACCCTGCTGACTCTCGGCTTCGATCCAAACAAGCCGCTCGAAGCTCAGGCCGACATGCTGTTCGTGCGCAAGACGCGCCTCGGTTCGGAGGCGATCACCCGTCAGGGTCTAATGATTGCCGTGGCCACGGTCACTGTCGCGATCCTTGGGCTCATATGGGCGTCATTCAAAGGTCATTCCTAATCATCGTTCATTGACGTTGGAGCAATCATTTTGCCAACTCCCCGCCTCACCGACGACCTGGCACAAGCCGCAGCAGACGCATTCAGAGCCCACGGCACGAAGACTGCTGCAGCAGCCGCGCTCGGCCTCAACCCAAAGACCTTCGATAGCCGGCTGAAGGTGGCTGGCGAGCGAAAGATGTGCGGCACGGAACCATTGGTGCCAGGCTTCCGCATTAGTCAGACCACCGCAGTCTATCGCGACGGTCAGTTGGCAGCCGAATTCATTCAGCAGAAGCCCGAGCGCGGCGAGAAATTCGAACTGCCTGCCGGCCAGAAGATCAAGGCCGTTTCAGCGCTGGTCAACGAAGACGGTCGCGAGATCGTTAAGTGGATTAAGACCGCCGAGGACAGCAAGCCGATCCTCCTGGACGGCATCAGGGCAGCGTTCGAGGCATACCGACCGGCAGCCCTGATAAAGGCTCCACCCTTCACCAACGCCGACCTACTGACGGTCTACCCGATCGTCGATCTTCATCTCGGGATGTTTTCGTGGGCGAAAGAGACCGGCGCCGACTACGACCTAAAGATTGCTGCCGATCTGCTCAGATCGAGCATGAACAACCTGGTGGCCCGTAGCGCTAATTCGAAGACTGCCCTGGTTCTCGACATGGGCGACTACTTCCATGCGGACAACAGCCGCAACCAGACGGCGCGCTCTGGCAATCCTCTCGACGTGGACTCGAGATATGCCAAAGTCGTGCAGATCGGCTTCGAACTGGTCATCCAGTGCGTCGAGCTTGCGCTGCAGAAGCACGATTTCGTGGAGTACCGGAAGACGCCCGGCAACCATGACGACGAGACCAGTTTGATGCTCGCGGTCGCGGTGGCCGCGCACTTCCGCAACAACGATCGAGTCAAGGTCAACACCAGCCCAAGCCGCTTCTATATGAAACAGCATGGCAAGTGCATGGTTGTGGCGACCCACGGCGACATGCTCAAGATGGGCGATCTAGCAGGCTTCGCTGCCGCGCAGTATCCCGTCGAATGGGGAGCAACTGTCCACAGGTATGGCTACACCGGCCACATCCACAACGAAAAAGAGTTGAGCCGGAATTCGCTGCGCGGTCTTCGCGCCGAGAGCTTCAACACGCTCGCGGCGAAGGATGCCTGGCACGCGGGTGAAGGCTATCAAAGCCCGCGTAATATGGTGTCGATTACGTTGCATAAAGACCGTGGTGAGGTCGATCGCTTCACGGTGCCGGCGTAGTAGGAATCGAGGTTCACCGAGAACTCCCCCGGTGAACCGTTACAATCCTATTTGAGTTTTGCTCGGCTTTATCGAGCTTGGAATAGCCGTTCGGCCATCGCCTGGCTAAAGCCGATTTCGACGGCTTCCCACATTCCGCCCTGCACCTGCGCGCTTAGGACGCGTGACAGGAAAGTCGGATTGTTGGACTCAACCATAAAAAGATACAGTTCGTCAAAATATGCGCGACCTTGCGAGCAATCCCTGGAATAGTCACCTGTTCGCTTTGGGTGCCACGGTCTAGGCCGCGTGTACTCTCCGCTTGTATCTTGACCTAC contains the following coding sequences:
- a CDS encoding glycoside hydrolase family protein yields the protein MPINKIKGTKRGVAAIAAAIVAAGIGGWQSQKDTTPKVLPPAVILATDALILPWEGMVLKSHWDRFAKIYDICGGITRINGKPVGPNMSFTRPQCEQLTREQIYHGYYLPLVKEVPGFVNFPISVQAAMLSGAYNFGVGTVKSRKGMAGSTATRWHMAGEYRKGCEAQTAFNKVGITVVDGLVKRREMGDAQRIGEAELCVSGLSK
- a CDS encoding oxidoreductase, which produces MPTPRLTDDLAQAAADAFRAHGTKTAAAAALGLNPKTFDSRLKVAGERKMCGTEPLVPGFRISQTTAVYRDGQLAAEFIQQKPERGEKFELPAGQKIKAVSALVNEDGREIVKWIKTAEDSKPILLDGIRAAFEAYRPAALIKAPPFTNADLLTVYPIVDLHLGMFSWAKETGADYDLKIAADLLRSSMNNLVARSANSKTALVLDMGDYFHADNSRNQTARSGNPLDVDSRYAKVVQIGFELVIQCVELALQKHDFVEYRKTPGNHDDETSLMLAVAVAAHFRNNDRVKVNTSPSRFYMKQHGKCMVVATHGDMLKMGDLAGFAAAQYPVEWGATVHRYGYTGHIHNEKELSRNSLRGLRAESFNTLAAKDAWHAGEGYQSPRNMVSITLHKDRGEVDRFTVPA